The following proteins are encoded in a genomic region of Spirosoma sp. SC4-14:
- a CDS encoding DUF1553 domain-containing protein, with amino-acid sequence MSVWSDIRPRSVLLSLTIGLLGASIWLTACQNSIDKPADIVAAEAKLPEKVDYNLHVKPILSDRCFACHGPDRNKQQAGLRLDTPEGAYEALAKSGHTAIVPGNLAKSELVNRILSADPEEMMPTPQSNLSLTTEEKALLIRWVEQGAEYKEHWSLIAPTMPEQPKVKDEKWVKNDIDRFVLAKLEARNLTHAPEADKTTLLRRVSLDLTGLPPTPAEVDAFLADKSPNAYEKVVDRLLKSPHYGERQAVEWLDVARYADTHGYQDDGLRTVWPYRDWVIRAYNRNLSFDRFITWQLAGDLLPNTTNPAHRREQLIATAFNRNHQQSQEGGIVDEEYRVEYVADRTNTFGKAMLGLTVECARCHDHKYDPISQKDYYSLFAFFNSNNDRGQIPYNGEAAPTITLTKPETDAKLKFIREQLTPLEQKLNPNRPDYQQRFGKWLTTAQQRPLSTIDSGLIAHYTFDEADRTDISAYVKAQNEKRKLEEANRKKEEEARAKSKKPEEKKPEKKEVARRNTKEELWKDPRNAFENTVNDTLPARLGGDPDKVPYAVPGRFGKARYLPGDSYIELPRNFGVFEQNQPFTVSSWFNLAKPNMALTLMGRTTGPMDGQRGYQLDLLADGRLKLTFSHVWPANAIDIESIDKVPVHQWFQVAFAYNGLGKANGLMLYLNGKPMRTKVLTDNLIHSTVYGKDRTHWAQHSFYVGRMHDYFYKDFAVDELRIYDRCLAPLEMPKLAGQPDALAAALRTPVSNRTPSQRTGLYTYYVTTKDPIYRREFDEAMKLRGEQIMLYTNSDQVMVMHERSEPRITHLLKRGAYDAPGEVVAPAVLHSMTPIPDDLPKNRLGLAKWLLLPENPLFSRVMVNRMWQQYFGQGLAKNSDDFGNQGALPSHPELLDYLAVRFREGTGQPGSAWNAKAMHKLIVMSATYRQASSVSEKAREADPDNVFLSRGPSYRMSAEQVRDNALAASGLLNQRVGGPSVHPYQPAGIWEALATRNAVKYVQNHGDSLYRRSMYTIWKRSSPPPMMLNFDAAERHTCIVKRQKTSTPLQALVTLNDPQFVEAARVLAQKSPLRPQKGDVPQQDLARQQTPSLGAEKAIDYFFKAVISRPARPEEVKLIQQLYAEELDDFKTNPKRASELLSVGEYPVDKTRNPVELAAWTVVTSTIMNFDEAIIKR; translated from the coding sequence ATGTCTGTCTGGTCTGATATACGCCCCCGATCCGTTCTTCTGAGCTTAACGATAGGCTTGCTTGGTGCGTCGATCTGGCTAACGGCCTGTCAGAATTCAATTGATAAACCTGCCGATATCGTAGCCGCTGAGGCTAAACTCCCCGAAAAAGTTGATTACAACCTGCATGTTAAGCCGATCTTATCAGACCGGTGTTTTGCCTGTCATGGGCCCGACAGGAATAAGCAGCAGGCCGGGTTGCGGTTAGACACGCCGGAAGGAGCTTACGAAGCATTGGCCAAGAGCGGCCATACGGCTATTGTTCCGGGAAATCTGGCTAAAAGTGAATTGGTAAATCGAATTCTTAGCGCCGACCCCGAAGAAATGATGCCGACTCCCCAGTCGAACCTGAGTCTGACCACCGAAGAGAAAGCGTTACTGATTCGCTGGGTTGAGCAGGGGGCTGAGTATAAAGAACACTGGTCGCTCATTGCGCCAACCATGCCCGAACAACCAAAGGTCAAGGACGAAAAATGGGTAAAAAACGACATCGATCGGTTTGTGCTGGCCAAACTGGAAGCCCGCAACCTGACTCATGCGCCCGAGGCCGATAAAACAACGTTGCTGCGTCGGGTAAGTCTCGACCTGACCGGATTGCCACCAACCCCGGCAGAAGTCGATGCATTTCTGGCCGATAAATCGCCCAATGCCTATGAAAAAGTGGTTGATCGGTTACTGAAAAGCCCACACTATGGCGAACGGCAGGCGGTTGAATGGCTCGATGTGGCCCGGTATGCCGACACGCACGGCTATCAGGACGATGGCCTTCGGACGGTATGGCCCTATCGCGACTGGGTTATTCGTGCCTACAACCGAAATCTTTCCTTCGATCGGTTTATTACCTGGCAACTGGCCGGTGATTTGTTGCCGAATACAACGAATCCTGCCCATCGGCGCGAACAGCTCATTGCCACGGCCTTCAACCGAAATCATCAGCAAAGTCAGGAAGGGGGCATTGTTGATGAAGAATACCGAGTTGAGTACGTTGCCGATCGAACCAATACATTTGGGAAAGCCATGCTGGGCCTAACGGTTGAGTGCGCCCGTTGCCACGACCATAAATACGACCCCATTAGTCAGAAAGATTATTACTCGCTTTTTGCGTTTTTCAATAGCAACAACGACCGGGGCCAGATTCCCTACAACGGCGAAGCCGCTCCTACCATCACACTCACTAAGCCCGAAACGGATGCCAAACTGAAATTTATCCGGGAGCAGCTTACACCACTTGAACAAAAACTGAATCCAAACCGACCCGATTATCAACAGCGATTCGGTAAATGGCTGACAACTGCGCAACAGCGGCCATTATCGACTATAGATTCGGGTCTGATTGCACATTATACCTTCGACGAAGCCGACCGGACCGACATCAGTGCGTATGTAAAAGCGCAGAACGAAAAAAGAAAGCTGGAAGAGGCAAACCGCAAAAAAGAAGAGGAAGCCAGAGCTAAGTCGAAAAAACCAGAAGAAAAAAAGCCGGAAAAGAAAGAGGTTGCCAGGCGTAATACCAAAGAAGAACTCTGGAAAGATCCACGGAATGCCTTTGAAAATACGGTGAACGATACGCTTCCGGCGCGGTTGGGTGGCGATCCCGATAAAGTGCCCTATGCTGTGCCAGGGCGTTTTGGTAAAGCACGTTATCTACCCGGCGATAGCTATATCGAGTTGCCCAGAAATTTCGGCGTTTTTGAGCAAAATCAGCCATTTACAGTAAGTAGCTGGTTTAATCTGGCAAAGCCAAACATGGCACTTACGTTGATGGGCCGCACGACTGGCCCGATGGATGGACAACGCGGCTATCAGCTCGATTTGCTGGCCGACGGGCGATTGAAATTAACATTTAGCCACGTGTGGCCTGCCAATGCAATCGATATTGAATCGATTGATAAAGTGCCAGTGCACCAGTGGTTTCAGGTTGCTTTTGCCTACAATGGCCTGGGGAAAGCCAATGGGTTGATGCTATATCTGAATGGTAAACCCATGCGGACGAAGGTCCTGACCGACAACCTGATTCATAGTACTGTTTATGGTAAAGACCGCACGCACTGGGCACAACATTCGTTCTACGTGGGCCGAATGCATGATTATTTCTACAAAGATTTTGCTGTCGATGAACTGCGAATCTATGATCGATGCCTAGCACCGTTGGAAATGCCCAAACTAGCCGGACAACCTGATGCGCTTGCGGCAGCGCTGCGTACGCCAGTCTCGAACCGTACGCCTTCGCAACGAACGGGATTGTACACGTACTACGTAACAACCAAGGACCCGATTTACCGTCGGGAGTTTGACGAGGCTATGAAACTGAGGGGCGAACAAATCATGCTCTACACTAATTCTGACCAGGTGATGGTGATGCACGAACGCTCGGAGCCGCGCATAACCCACTTGTTGAAACGAGGAGCCTATGATGCTCCCGGCGAGGTTGTAGCACCTGCCGTATTGCATAGCATGACGCCAATTCCTGACGATTTGCCCAAAAACCGCCTTGGATTGGCCAAATGGTTGCTTTTGCCCGAAAACCCCTTGTTCAGCCGGGTAATGGTTAATCGGATGTGGCAGCAATATTTCGGACAGGGCCTGGCCAAAAACAGCGATGATTTTGGCAATCAGGGGGCACTTCCCAGTCACCCTGAGCTTTTAGATTATCTGGCCGTACGTTTCCGCGAAGGAACGGGGCAGCCCGGCTCTGCGTGGAATGCTAAGGCTATGCACAAGCTCATCGTAATGTCGGCAACCTACCGACAGGCGTCCAGTGTATCGGAAAAAGCGCGGGAGGCCGACCCCGACAATGTGTTTCTGTCGCGTGGTCCCAGCTACCGAATGTCGGCCGAGCAGGTGCGAGACAATGCCCTGGCAGCCAGTGGTTTGCTGAATCAACGGGTTGGCGGACCAAGTGTTCATCCGTATCAACCTGCCGGAATCTGGGAAGCACTGGCAACCCGAAACGCGGTAAAATATGTGCAAAATCATGGCGACAGTTTATATCGACGGTCAATGTACACAATCTGGAAGCGGAGTTCCCCGCCACCCATGATGCTCAATTTCGATGCCGCCGAGCGGCATACGTGCATTGTGAAACGCCAGAAAACCAGTACGCCTTTGCAGGCATTGGTAACGCTCAATGATCCGCAATTTGTTGAAGCGGCTCGTGTGCTGGCTCAGAAGAGTCCTCTCCGCCCCCAAAAGGGGGACGTTCCGCAGCAGGATTTGGCGCGTCAGCAAACCCCTTCTTTGGGAGCGGAGAAGGCCATCGACTATTTCTTCAAAGCGGTGATCAGTCGTCCGGCCCGGCCCGAAGAAGTGAAGCTCATACAGCAGTTATATGCTGAAGAGCTCGACGATTTCAAAACAAACCCGAAGCGAGCCAGCGAACTGTTGTCGGTGGGTGAATACCCGGTCGATAAAACGCGGAATCCGGTGGAGCTTGCTGCCTGGACCGTAGTGACGAGTACTATAATGAATTTCGACGAAGCAATTATTAAACGCTAA